The Deltaproteobacteria bacterium DNA segment CTTCCTCTACCCACACTCCCGCAGGCCAGGTCCCCCTCTGCCGGCCCTATAAACTGATACCCATGGGCCTTGAGCCTCTCCACGTTATTTTGCACAAAGCTGCTCTGCCACATGTTTACATTCATAGAAGGGGCGAAGAGTACAGGGACCTTCATGGCCATGACCATGGTGCTGAGGAGGTCATCAGCGATGCCATTGGCTATCTTCCCCAGGATGTTCGCCGTGGCTGGGGCGATCACCATGAGGTCGGCGATATCGGCAAGGGCCACATGTCCGATCTTAGAGCCCATAAGGAGGCGGAACATCTCATGCAGGACAGGGTTGCCCGAAAGGGTCTGGAAGGTGAGGGGGGAGACGAACTGTTGGGCATTTTGTGTCATCACCACATGGACGTTCGCCCCCCTTGTGATCATCTCACGGAGGAGTTCCACCGACTTGTAGGCGGCAATCCCTCCGGTAACACCCAGAATTATCTCTCTGTTTTTCAGCATTCTCATGCCTTTTAAGACGATTATTATAGCAAGGGGGGGTAAATGTCAAGGTTCGAAGGCGGTTTTTCATTGACATTCTTTCTTGGAAGGTTTATTATAAAATTAGAGATAAAAACTAAATAGTTATCGCCAGGGGGAGCTTGCAAGGGCTGAGAAATCCCGGAGACGGGATAACCCTTTGAACCTGTATGGGTAATTCCAGCGTAGGGAAGCGGCGGAGGTTTTAAAAACGGGCCGTATATTCCGAGATGGAATGTACGGCCTTTAATTTGAAAGGGGTGTTGGTATTATGGCTATAGACGAGGTTATCATTTCCCGGGCCATCATCGAGAGATTTTTGCAAAAGTTCAGCGCCTCATTAGAGGTTGACGTAGCAATTGTCGGAGGAGGCCCGGCAGGGCTGGTAGCGGCGTACTACCTGGCCAGGGATGGCTATAGGGTCTCCCTCTTTGAACGGAAACTGAGCATCGGAGGGGGGATGTGGGGCGGGGGGATGATGTTCAATGAGATAGTGGTGCAGGAGGAGGGCAAGAGGGTCTTGGATGAGTTCAATATCAGGACTGAGTGGTACGAAGATGGCTATTACACGGCCGATGCCGTGGAGTCCACCTCGACCATCTGCTCCAAGACTGCCCAGGTGGGCGCAAAGATATTTAATCTGATGAGTGTAGAGGATGTAATGGTGCGCCATGAGAGGGTGGTCGGTCTGGTCTTGAACTGGACGGCGGTTCAGATGGCCGGACTCCATGTGGACCCTTTAACCGTCAGAAGTAAGTACGTAATCGATGCCACAGGGCACGATACAGAGGTGGTCAAGGTCATTGAGCGCAAGGTAGACGCCGATCTCCTTACCCCCACGGGAGGTATCATGGGGGAGAAGTCCCTCTGGGCGGAGGTGGCGGAGAACAAGACCTTGGAGAACACAAAAGAGGTCTTTCCCGGGGTAGTTGTGGCGGGAATGTCCGCCAACGCCACCTTCGGTGCCTACAGGATGGGGCCTATCTTCGGGGGGATGCTGCTGTCCGGAAAGAAGGCCGCCGCCTTGATTGCCGAAAGGCTCGAGAAGGAGCGATGAAAAGGGTTTTGACCATCGCGGGCTCTGATACAGGGGGCGGTGCCGGGGTCCAAGCAGACCTGAAGACCATCGCCATCTTAGGAGGACATGGGATGAGCGTGATCACCGCCCTCACCGCCCAGGACAGCTTGGGAGTTCAATCAATATATCCGGTACCCCTCCCCTTTATCGAGGCGCAGATGGATGCCATCTTTTCCGATATGGGGGTCGACGGCGCAAAGACGGGGATGCTCTGGGATGCCGAGGTGGTGAAACTGGTGGCGGGAAAATTGGCCGAATATCGGATGGAGAGGCTGGTAGTTGACCCCATTATGGTGGCCAAGGATGGCAGCGCCCTCTTGAGTGAGGATGGACGGGAGGCGTTGAGGGAGGGATTGCTCCCCAGGGCCCTTTTGGTGACCCCCAACCTCCCCGAGGCCGCAGCGCTGGCAGGCATGGAGGTGAGGACAGTAAAGGGGATGAAGGAGGCTGCCCGCCGGATCCGCGGATTTGGTGTCGAGGCCGTCCTGGTGAAGGGAGGGCATCTGGAGGGAGACCCGGTGGACATCCTCTTTGATGGGTCAGGATTCACGGAATTCAGCTCGGAGAGGACGGCTGTGGCTGAAGCCCATGGGACGGGGTGTGTGCTTTCTGCGGCCATCGCCACGGAGTTGGCCAAAGGGGCCTCTCTACAGGAGGCCGTGCAGCGGGGTAGATCTTTGACCCTCATGAGTATCAAGGCGGCCTTTGCAGTCGGGAAAGGGAGGAGGTTCGCCAATCCGCATGCCTATCTTGCCAAGGAAGGGGAGAGGTACGAAGTGATCAGGGCCTTAAAGGAGGCCTTTGCCCGGTTGAAAGGTGAGGAGGGGATAGAAGAGCTCATCCCCGAGGTCTCTTCCAATCTCGGCTATGCCCTTCCCTTTGCCCAAGAAAAAGGGGACGTGGCTGCCTTTCCCGGTAGGATAATCCGGTTAAAAGGTACCATTGCGACGGCTAACGCCCCTGAATTTGGCACTTCCCAGCATATCGCCTCCGTCATCCTGACCGTCATGAGGCATGATTTCTCCTGCCGCTCAGCCATGAACATAAGGTTCTCCCCCCCTATTCTGCAGGCCTGTCAAGAAGGGGGGCTGCATATCCTCGGTTTCGACCGGGCGGAGGAGCCGCAGGAGGTCAGGCAGCAGGAGGGGCTTTCGCTGGCGTGGGGTGTGGGGAAGGTCTTGGCCGAGGCAGGGGAGGTGCCGGATGTGGTCTATGATGAGGGGGGGTGGGGGAAGGAGTCCATGATCAGGGTCCTGGGCAGAGACCCAGGGGAGGTAGCCCAGAGGGTCATTGAGATAAATAGGGTTTTGAAGGGGCGACGCCCCTCAAAACTCCCATGAAGATAGGAGGAAGTTCCTTGTTGGGGGTTTCAGGGGGCCTTGCCCCCTGACGCAAAGTAACAATAAAATAATTGGGAATTCCCAGGAGAAAATATGATAGAGACTCAGTTCGCTAAGGCAAGGAAAGGGGAGGTTACCCCTGAAATAGAGGAGGTGGCCCGTGAGGAGGGGATGGAACTTCAGGCGCTCATGGGGTGGGTGGCCGAAGGGAAGGTGGTCATCCCCGCCAACAGGGCCCACCGAGGGCTTCGACCCAAGGGGATTGGGGAGGGATTGACTGTCAAGGTAAACGCCAACATCGGGACATCCTCAGACCACGCCGATCCCGCAGAAGAGCTTCAGAAACTGGAGCTGGCAATGGAGGCCGGTGCCGACACCGTCATGGACCTGAGTACAGGGGGAGATATTGATTACATCCGGAGGCTCATCCTGGAGAGGTCACCCCTGCCGGTGGGAACGGTCCCCATCTACCAGGCCGCCATTGAGGTGGCAGAACGCAAGGGCGGGATTGTCTTTATGACCCCTGACGACATCTTCGACGTCATCGAGAGACATGCCAAGGACGGGGTGGATTTTATCACTGTCCACTGTGGGGTTACCCTGAACGCTTTGGAGAGGCTCAAGGCCCAGCGGAGGATAACGGATATCGTCAGCAGGGGAGGGGCCTTTCTTACCACGTGGATGATCTATAATGAGCAAGAAAACCCCCTTTATGAACACTTCGATCGTCTCTTGGAGATAGCCAAAAGGTATGATGTGACCCTGAGCCTCGGGGATGGGCTTCGGCCTGGCTGCCTCGCCGATGCCACTGACCGCCCCCAGATCCAAGAGCTCCTCTTGCTGGGGGAACTAACCGAGAGGGCCTGGGAGGCGGAGGTGCAGGTGATGATAGAGGGGCCTGGCCACGTCCCCCTGGATCAGATCGAGACCAATGTCGTTTTGGAGAAGAAGTTGTGCAAGGGTGCCCCCTTTTATGTCCTGGGGCCACTGGTGACCGACATCGCCCCTGGTTACGATCATATCGTGTGTGCCATTGGGGGGGCCCTGGCCGCCTATTATGGGGCGGACTTCCTCTGTTATGTGACCCCGGCCGAACATCTAAAGCTCCCATCACCTGAGGATGTCCGGGAGGGGGTGATCGCCACACGTATAGCAGCCCATGCCGCCGATGTTGCCCGTGGCCGCAAGGGGGCAATGGAAAGGGATGAGGAGATCTCCCGTGGTAGAAAGGCCCTCGATTGGGAGCGGCAGATCAGCTTGTCCATCGATCCTGAAAAGGCCAGGAGGTACCGGGAACAAAGCAGGCCCCAAATGGATGAAGTCTGCACGATGTGTGGCAAGTTCTGCGCCATTAAGATGGTGAGGGAGTTTTTCCGCAAGGGTGAGTGAGGGTCTATGAGGGAGGGGATTGTGGTCACAGGGACCGATACAGGGGTGGGAAAGACCATCATCGCCGCCGGCCTAGTGACCTCCCTGCAGGATCAAGGGATAGATGTGGGTGTGATGAAACCCCTGGAAAGCGGCGCCCCCTCCTTTGAGTCCGCCCTTATCCCCAGAGATGCCCTCTATCTGAAGGAGGTATCCGGTGTCAGGGACGACCTAGCCCTGATCAACCCCTATTGTTTTAAGGACCCGCTTGCCCCAGGGGTGGCTGCCCAGAGGGAGGGGGTGGAGATAGATCTGCACAGGATAGAGGGGCTCTACAGGGAACTGAAGGGCCGTCACGCATTCATGGTAATAGAGGGGGTGGGGGGACTGCTGGTCCCTGTCGCCAAGGGGACCCTTCTACCCCAGCTCATCAAGCTGTTGGATCTTCCCCTCCTCTTGGTGGCCAGGTCCTCCTTGGGGACTATCAACCATAGCCTCTTGTCCCTCTTTTACTGTGCCCAGGAAGGCCTCGATGTGGTAGGCCTGATCATGAACAAGGCAACCCCGGATATGGACCCTTCTGAGGCCAGCAACCCCCAGGTCATCTCCCAATTCACCGAGGTCCCCCTTCTGGGGTCCTTTCCCTACCTGAAGGACTATGCAGGTGTGAAGGGGAACAGGGATTTCCTCGCCCAGATATTCACCCAGCATATAGATGTGGGAGGTCTCCTAAATCGGTTGGGCCTTGCCTGAATGCCTTAGCGAAGCCCGTATTTTTTCGCCGCTTCTGCAAAACCCGGCAGGGCCTGCTCGATGACCTTTATATCCACGCAGTAGGAGATGCGGAAATAGCCCTTCTTCCCAAAACCCCTTCCTGGGACGGTCAGGATGTGGAAGCTCTGTTGGAGGTCTTTCACAAAGGTCAGATCGTCCTTGATGGGGGATTGGGGAAACATGTAGAAGGCCCCTTGGGGTTTCACCACGGAATAGCCGCATTCAACGAGGGCCTGATAGAGGAGGTCCCTTTTCCTCTGATATTCTTTGGGGCCTACATGGTTCTCGCCGGCCAGGGGTACCAACCTCTGTATGAGGGCAGGGGCGTTGATATACCCCAGGGTCCTGTTGAGGAA contains these protein-coding regions:
- the bioD gene encoding dethiobiotin synthase, whose protein sequence is MREGIVVTGTDTGVGKTIIAAGLVTSLQDQGIDVGVMKPLESGAPSFESALIPRDALYLKEVSGVRDDLALINPYCFKDPLAPGVAAQREGVEIDLHRIEGLYRELKGRHAFMVIEGVGGLLVPVAKGTLLPQLIKLLDLPLLLVARSSLGTINHSLLSLFYCAQEGLDVVGLIMNKATPDMDPSEASNPQVISQFTEVPLLGSFPYLKDYAGVKGNRDFLAQIFTQHIDVGGLLNRLGLA
- the thiC gene encoding phosphomethylpyrimidine synthase ThiC yields the protein MIETQFAKARKGEVTPEIEEVAREEGMELQALMGWVAEGKVVIPANRAHRGLRPKGIGEGLTVKVNANIGTSSDHADPAEELQKLELAMEAGADTVMDLSTGGDIDYIRRLILERSPLPVGTVPIYQAAIEVAERKGGIVFMTPDDIFDVIERHAKDGVDFITVHCGVTLNALERLKAQRRITDIVSRGGAFLTTWMIYNEQENPLYEHFDRLLEIAKRYDVTLSLGDGLRPGCLADATDRPQIQELLLLGELTERAWEAEVQVMIEGPGHVPLDQIETNVVLEKKLCKGAPFYVLGPLVTDIAPGYDHIVCAIGGALAAYYGADFLCYVTPAEHLKLPSPEDVREGVIATRIAAHAADVARGRKGAMERDEEISRGRKALDWERQISLSIDPEKARRYREQSRPQMDEVCTMCGKFCAIKMVREFFRKGE
- a CDS encoding thiazole biosynthesis protein, translated to MAIDEVIISRAIIERFLQKFSASLEVDVAIVGGGPAGLVAAYYLARDGYRVSLFERKLSIGGGMWGGGMMFNEIVVQEEGKRVLDEFNIRTEWYEDGYYTADAVESTSTICSKTAQVGAKIFNLMSVEDVMVRHERVVGLVLNWTAVQMAGLHVDPLTVRSKYVIDATGHDTEVVKVIERKVDADLLTPTGGIMGEKSLWAEVAENKTLENTKEVFPGVVVAGMSANATFGAYRMGPIFGGMLLSGKKAAALIAERLEKER
- the thiD gene encoding bifunctional hydroxymethylpyrimidine kinase/phosphomethylpyrimidine kinase, encoding MKRVLTIAGSDTGGGAGVQADLKTIAILGGHGMSVITALTAQDSLGVQSIYPVPLPFIEAQMDAIFSDMGVDGAKTGMLWDAEVVKLVAGKLAEYRMERLVVDPIMVAKDGSALLSEDGREALREGLLPRALLVTPNLPEAAALAGMEVRTVKGMKEAARRIRGFGVEAVLVKGGHLEGDPVDILFDGSGFTEFSSERTAVAEAHGTGCVLSAAIATELAKGASLQEAVQRGRSLTLMSIKAAFAVGKGRRFANPHAYLAKEGERYEVIRALKEAFARLKGEEGIEELIPEVSSNLGYALPFAQEKGDVAAFPGRIIRLKGTIATANAPEFGTSQHIASVILTVMRHDFSCRSAMNIRFSPPILQACQEGGLHILGFDRAEEPQEVRQQEGLSLAWGVGKVLAEAGEVPDVVYDEGGWGKESMIRVLGRDPGEVAQRVIEINRVLKGRRPSKLP